CTGGCTGTTTCGAGATGAGCGGTTGCGGTTGAATCTGACCAGAACGGGATCGCCAAGAtcgccacactgccacaccccGCGCCCCAGCGCTCAGGAGCGATGTGCGGGGACAATGCGCTGAAACCTCGCAGCTCTGGTGCAGCGTGGTGTCACGTCAGACTGACTTCTGAGGAAGTCTTACGTTTCCAGTAGCCAGTCCTGTTTCTGGAATTACAGGGCGTTTCCTGAGTTTTTTATCGAAGTATTTTTGGCACAGGGTAGCTCCACTGTGCTGAAGGAGGATTGGAATTCATTAACGTGTCTGATGTGATCTGTCAGATGAGATCAGGGCGCACGTCTTCTCTCTGTGCCTTGTCTTTACAGCAGAGAAGCTGACTCCCTGTACTTTAGTAAAGGATAATTGCATATTTGGTTTCAGTGTGTATGGTGCCAACTGCcctcttttaaaaagcaaatttcCAGTGACATCATGCCTCGGTCAAATGCATGTCTGTTGAAtgcacagtgcatttaaaatatatgtgaatTTATGTGGAAATTTGCACCGTGCAATACTGTAAAGTTTTATGTATGTTCTCTTCTCTTTAGAAGTATTGGTTTTCTATAGCATGGTTGTATAAAATGCAGATTTACAAAATTCCACTTGTGTACAATGGTTTTGCTAGTAATTGACATTTGGATATTTGACATCCTTGAACAATATGCTTTTCATTGTGAATTCACTGCCTGACtgtcaacattacattacattgttgtcatgtATCCAAAGCAACATGCATAGATtaccattttatatattaccagtttatacagctggatatttcctcaGGCAGTTGTTGGTCAAGTCGCTTGCCTGAGAAtgcagcagcaatgtcccagtgAGGAACTGAACATGCAGCCTTTTGGTCATGAGCCCTGCCCCCTTACCGCCCCGCCACACCTCACTGCAGCCCTATTGTAAATGCATCATAAATGCATCAGTCATGAGGtgcctttctgtgtctgtcatctTCAGACTGCCTGCAGCTTTAATGTGACCGACCGTGGCGTTGCACACATATGCAAGTTCAGTTTTCCTTGTTTTCGTCCCACTGGTTTCACGAACCCCTGACTATGCACATGCTGTAGTGAAGTGCACATGTATGGAGGTATGCATTTGTGTCCAGCGGCGGAAAGGTTAGATCCCGCAGGACGCTGCGGCTGCAACCCCATCCGGTCTCCCCTGtgtcactgcactgtgactgGTTGCCTTTCGTACGGGTCCAGAAAGCCTGCAGTGTTCCCTCAACATTACTGCAGTGCTGCGCACACTGCTACAAAAAGGAGCAAAACCTTACAGCAATGTTGTGAGTAGGGTTTTGtgctgcttcctctctgcaggagaAGTGATGTAACCTCTCATGTCCTGGTGTGCCTGGTTATTTCCTGTGCGGTTGCAGCCTTGTGCACTTGCTGAAGTTTGCAGATCACAGATTTATGGTGATCCAATGTGAtttgcacacacagaacagtcGGGTTGAATGGAGAGCTCTGCTCTGGATGACAGAGCGTGGCGGCTCATTTGCCTGTTATTACTGATAACACCACGCCTCAGATGATAACACACAAATCCGGGCTTATACAGCCTCTTTCCCCAgtgctcctgtctctcccctttCAGGGAAGGACGCTGCATAACCCAACGCCACCGTTTCCTTAGAAAGGAAGTTGGTTGTTCGAAAGAAGGGGGAAGTGGCATTAGTTGATTCAGTGACTTTAGTGCTTTTTATGACATGGAAGCGTGACGGCTCAGAGAATATGGATCAGATATCAGTGACTGTGGCTGTTCAGAGAAAAACCAAGTACATGAGTGCTTTTCCatctgggtttgtgtgtgacGTGCGGTTTCCTGAACGGCTTGTTCTGTACACTTTTTCACGCTGTTGGAGATAGGAGGGGCTCATGCCGACTTTCTGGGGAAGGAGCAGTGTGGTTTTGTAGCTCACAGCACCGGCCGTGATTACCGTACCTCCAGGGGTAGAGCGTGCCTCACATACCTAAATACACACTCCCAACGAGGCGCTGACCTAGCAGGGCAGGCCTACAGAACAGACCCCAGAGGTGAACTCCCGGCTTCCGGATAGACCCTTTGGATCCAGAAATTCTGTTCTGTGTGCGGTTCTGGAATCCTAGCTGGTATGGCGTTCTGTCCCTTTGTCCCTGCGCCCTAAgattaaaaacatgcaaaaacagcaTTGTTCCTTCCTCTGCTGTATGTGGCAGCAGCCTTCCGAAGcgtgtcatttgtgttttgcagCGTGTGGCGACTGCAGGTGAATGTCCCCTGAGAGAAGGTGTCATGCGCAGCAGACAGAATTCGTCACGCCTGTGACAGGCTCGGGCTTGTTCGGACACGGGGAGCCTGTCCTGATGCGTGTTGGTGTGAAAAACGTTGGGTTGGAACGGCCCACGCGTGAGCGCTCGTGAACAGGCAGCGGTGAGGGCTCTGAGCCAGGTGGGGCAGTGAGGTTTTTAAGAGTAGCTAAAGGTTACCTGTATTCTGCACTGTCacaggctgggggggtgggggggggggtaaaagcTGGGCAGCCAGCGAAAGGGCccggttttatttttaaacctcaCTGCTGTTTCTTACACCCTCTTTGCAAGCTCAGGAGCACTTCTGTGCGTGTGCGCTGACACTGCAGCTGAATCATGACCTGTTTTTACATCCAAATTCGCAGTCATGTctcatctttgtgttttttgtattaaatgctGATTTCACACTCTGTTTCATTTCtaatgctgtctgtgtttcGATATCCTGTTCCCGCGATCTGTGGTTTGTCAGGTTCTTCAGTCAGTAGTAGAATCCGAGCTGTGGAGCCCGTGGCGGATAAGGTGTCTGCTTGGCAGATGACTTTTCCTGCTAACTGCCCGGGACTTCCTCAGAAAGAGACGAGGGGGCAGGACCTCCTCTATCAGTTAATCGTTTTTCCTTTTAGATACCATGTATGTGGATGTAAGGACACCATTAACCTTTTCCTTGGAAGTCCCCCCTGAGAAGGGCTTATTCCAAAGAAAGAGCATTAGTCAGATATTAGCAGGAACTTGAGAATATAGACTTAAAGGACTGGTAGAATTTTAGGGTGAGAGAGTTTAGGGATTCACAGATATCTTCTTCActaatgagagggagaggggtctTTCATTAGAACAGATGAAGAATAATGATGAGAACAAGCCGTCCAGCCCAACTAGGCTGATCATTTTGTCTATAGTCTAGGCTGTATCGGCGCAGAGCCTCCTGCTCTTGAAAACACTCTCTGCTTCAGCTACAAATCCTACCAAGctgtttcatgcatttttaacactgagagaaaaaaatcatccttATATCAGGATAAAATTTACCTTGAACTGATTTCCACCAACATCCTGTTGTAATGCTGAGGGAACTAATCTTAGTATAACCTCTGTCAGCAGATCAAtcacttttaaacttttaaaaaccTCAGTCAGATCTCTCcagattcttctttttttctgggaaaaaagatTGTGTCTTTTCAGtggtctgtatgtgtgcgtatgtgcgcgtgtgtacgtatgtgcgtgtgtgtgtgtatgtgcgtgcgtgtgtgtgtgtatgctctgaCTGCATGCAtgaatgagtatgtgtgtgtggatgggtcCTAtctgcttgtgcgtgtgtgtgtgtatgtgtgtgtgtgtgtttgtgtgtgtgtgtgtgtgtgtttatgtgtttgtgtgtatgctctgACTGCATGCAtgaatgagtatgtgtgtgtggatgggtcCTAtctgcttgtgcgtgtgtgtgtgtgtttgtgtgtgtgtgtgtgtgtgtttatgtgtttgtgtgtatgctctgACTGCATGCAtgaatgagtatgtgtgtgtggatgggtcCTAtctgcttgtgcgtgtgtgtgtgtgtgtgtgtgtgtgtgtatgctctgaCTGCATGCATgaataagtatgtgtgtgtggatgggtcctatctgcttgtgtgtgtgtgtgtgtgtgtgtgtgtgtgcgtgtgtgcgtgtgtgcgtgtgtttgtgtgcgtgcgtgcgtgcgtgtgcgcgtgtgcgtgtgtgtgcatgtgtgtgcgtgtgtgtgtgtttgttaggtGAGTAGGCAGAAGGAGACGCTTCTGGCCATGCAGGTGTTCCCCTGTCGCACATGGTGTGATCATGTGATCGTGGAGCCAGTACCGTGCCACACGGCAGGGGAAACACTGCTTTTGGTCATCCCCTGAAAGCTGGAGTGAAAGACAATGGGGCATCCGAGCGGCtaaagacaggaagagggaatgagagagagagatgcactgGTGTGCGTCCATCGTCATGGTGAAGCTGAACATGGACTGCTCTTAACTATGGCGATTTTGCTGGGAGGGTCGAGCTTACTTCATTCTGTCAGCCTCATTTATGCGGAGGTCTGTCATTTGAGATCAGCTTCTGCAAGCTGAGAGAGCAGTTTAGCATCACCAGAGCAGAACAGTTTCCAGGCAGGGTTACTCGGGTGGAGGCGGTGAAGTCGCTAATCGTGTTTCCTGCTTTTACTTGCCTTAGAATTGTACTACCATTACCTGCAGCCTCTTTCACCATTATCTGTGTCCTGTGCTGGTAAGATTTTATGTTGGTGTGATTTGATGGTTGGTGTGGCTGATTGTTTCTAAAAGCTGATTCGGATATGGTCATcagctctgtgcagtgttgCGTCATGTTAAAGACAGTTTGCGTGGCAATTCATATTGAGAGTTATCAGAAGGAAGGAGGCACATGACTGTAGGTTGAAAATCATGAATGtttcagcaaaataaatgaacaaaatgaaatactggTTTCCCCGAACTAACAACAGTTCCTGCATTTTTTGACTAGATGGAGAAAAGGCACTAATACAGGGGTCCTTCAGAGAGGTCTGAGCCCCTGAATGTGGGCCTGTTCTGTGCATCCAGAAAGCTCCAGCTGTGCAGTTTAGTGTTTACGTAAATGCTGTCATCCTGAGGGAGGCAGCGTGGAGTACTTCTCCAGTGCTCATGGTCTGCCATGGTTGGAGTGTTTTGGGGAGGAAGGAGAGTTATATTTTTACTGTGCTTCACTGCCCCTTAAGTTACCCACGGCAACCAAACAAACAGCTATCTGACAGCGACGATGTTCCTCTTTTCTCAGCATTCCAGAATGATGCGGTCACCCCTGTACCCCCTTTTTGGCCCTGAAACCTGCAATGaagtgcgtgcacacacacacgcacacacgcacacacacacacacacacacacacacacacacacacacacacacacacacacacacacatacgcacacacactcataatcacacactctctctctctctctctttctctctctctctctgacacacacacacacacacacatacgcacacacactcataatcacacactcactctctctctctctctctctttctctctctctgacacacacacacacacagactcatgcataaatgcagagacacatgcacatacaatcacacagtCATGTgtagagcacacacacactcgtaaACATGGtattcatgcatgcatatgccacatgcacacagtacgCACATACAAAAGAATGCACCCACTCAATGCACAGACATACCCTTTCACTAAACTGGGCTcttgcatgcgcacacacacacacacacacaaacttatgCAAATACTTTTTGCAGTGCGTCAGGGCTGGTTTATTTTGAATTCATGGAATGTGTTGAAGGGACGCAGTCGTCATTTTCTGGAATTACTTGGGAAGAGGAGATGCATGATTAGGAGTCAGTGTAGGAAGAGGAGGCAGATCCCTTCTCCTTTCTGTAGAGACTCTGAAGGGTGCTGTATCTGATAAAACATGGCACGGATCAGCATCTCAAAATTGCAGCATACTTTATTTGTTGAAACATGTCATGGATCAGAGTGTCTTGAGATTGCATTTTGTTGTATCTGGTAAAACACGGTATGGATCAGCGTCTCTTTAAATTGCAACATATTGTACCTGATAAAACATGGTATGGATCCGCGTCTCTTTAAATTGCAGCATATTGTACCTGATAAACCACGGTATGGATTGCGtgtttctccatccctctgtccaCAGGCAGGACGGCCCTGCAGAGGTGGCGTCCTGCAGGGGTTCGGGGATGGACGATcacatggaggaggaggaggaggagggagagactcCACACACTGCCCCGCCCATCACCCCccaccagcacagcacacccAACGAGCACCAGAGGGATGACCTGGACGGGACGATTGGACTCCTGAACGGGCGGGGCAATGGTCACTCCCCAACACCCAGCAGGGGTAAGGGTCACTTGCCAACTCCCAGAAGGGTTATAGGTTATTCACCAACACCAGTCAGGATTACAGATTAATATTTATCAGTCTTCAGAGTTTGAGGTCAATGAGCAACACTCAGCGGGGTTACAGGTTAACGACCAGCACCCTGCAAGGTTACAGGTTAATGACTAGCACCCTGCAAGGTTACAGGTTAACGACCAGCACCCTGCAAGGGTTACAGGTTAACAACCAGCACCCTGCAGGGTTACAGGTTACCAACCAGCACCCTGTAAGGTTACAGGTTACCAACCAGCACCCTGCAGGGTTACAGGTTACCGACCAGCACCCTGCAAGTTTTACAGGTTAATGACCAGCACCCTGCAAGGTTAAAGGTTAATGACAAGCACTCAGGAGGGGTTTATGCCAAATTTTAGCATCATTTAAGTTGACCCACTGAAGTCAGCCTTACCATGGAAACCGTGATAAAGCAGTTAAGAGCACACGTGTGAGAGACGTTTTGCTGACTCTCTGATGGACAGAGATGTATACTCTCAGGCCATTTTATGTATTGTGAAATCACAGGTTGCACAATAGTCGGGAAGGGTCTGTTTTTCACTGCGAAATGGAGACTGTGATCTCTTTAAAAGTCACAGTGTCTGCTTGACCTGTTAGAATtcagtttgtctgtttgtcagtATGATTTGACAGGGAAAGGTCTTGCCAGCAGTGGCAGCTCATCACACTCTTAAAAGACAGGATATCCTCCCTGCTTGAGTGGCTCAGGCTCTCAGGTCATGTTTGGTATCGATTTTAATTTTGATGCAGGCAGGAAGTGTGGGTAACCACCCCATAGGAGATTAAGATaccagacagaaagaggaagaaataaatttaaaaaggcatgaaaaatgGAGGTGATGATGATACTaagtttttcctctctctctctctctctctctctctctctctctctctctctctctctctctctctctctctgtgtgtgtgtgtgtgtgtgtgtgtgtgtgtgtgtgtgtgtgtgtgtgtgtgtgtgtgtgtgtgtatgtctctctaatctctctgtgtgattgcatatgtgtatgtgcatctttgtgtctgtgcatgtatgtgtatgcatatgcgtgtgtgtgtctgttaatttctgtttgtgcctctgcctctgtgtgcgtgtgcgtttgtgtgtgtgtgtgtgtgtgtgtgtgtgtgtgtgtgtaggtcgGCTGGCACAGACTGAGGCTCTCACTGCGGTGGAGCTCTCGGAGGAGCGGGGCGAGCCCCAGAGCAAGCGTCACCCCACCTCCCGGCCCCGCCGCAATCCCTTTGCGGGCTCCTTCGCTCTGGACCCCCTGGGTGGCCTCGGGGGGGACCCCCGGAAGCCCTACCTGAGCCTGGGCTGCGGAGGGGGAGGCAGGCTGCCGGTCTCCGTGCCCCCCTCGCTGGCCCGCACCCACCGGCAGACGTCCCGGTCCGACTGCCCCGCCGACCGCCTCAAGTTCTTCGAGACGCTGCGTCTCCTGCTGCGCCTCACCTCCATGTCATCCAAAAAGAAGGAGCGGGAGCAGCGGGGCCCCGAGCCTTCGGGCGTCCCGGGACACAGCACCGAGGTGGTGTGGCTGGAGCTGCAGGCCTGGCACGCCCGCCGCAGCGTGCCCGACCAGGACCTGTTCCTCTACAACGCCCGCAAGGACATCCCGGATACCATCGAGCGCGTGCTCACCTTCAGGGTGGACTACCGCGGGCTGGGGGCGCCGCCGCGGGCGGAGGGTGGGGCGTGGCCCGGGGGGGCGCACCTGCAGCGGCAGCGGCTGGCGCTGGAGCAGGTGAAGCGGGTGATGGGGCTGCTGGAGTCGGTGGAGGCACTGTACCCGTCCCTGCAGACCCTGCAGAGGGACTACGAGGGGTATGCCGCGCGGGACTTCCAGGCCAGGGTGCAGGCGCTCTGCCTGTGGCTGAACATCACGCAGGACCTCAACCAGAAGCTGTGGCTGATGGGGACAGTGCTGGGGCTGCGAGACCCGTCCCGCCTGGGCTGGCCCGTCTTCCAGAACCCCTCCCCGCGCTGCTCGCGGGCcgacgaggacgaggaggaagaggaggacgaagcggaggaggaagagggagacacGCTGGCCAATCTGGGCACTGCACTGTCGCCCTGCTCCCTGCACGAGCTCACCCGGCTACTTTCGGAGGAGGGGCTGGCCTGCCCGACGGGTAGCCCCGCCCCAGAGAGCGTCGGCCGGCCCGGGCCTCGCCCCTTCTCCATCTACCGGCCCTTCGTGGACAAAGCGCTAAAGCAGATGGGGCTTCGCAAGCTCATCCTGAGGCTGCACAAGCTGATGGGCCGCTCCCTGCAGAGGGCACGGGCGGCACTGCTCAGCCACGCCCCCACACAGGAGGTGAGGGcagagctgggggtggggtggggctggagggCGGGGcggtggggggctggggtggggtgtggaTGTGGGTTAGGGGGAGTGTCCAGAAGGAGAGAGTACAGTGAGGAGGCAAACAGTGGGGCTGGTGATACATGTGGAGGAGTGGAGTCCTTAGCTTAGACTAGGAGCACAAAGGGAGTGAGCTGGGTGTGGGTTGGTACAGGAGTGAAAAGGATCATGggagttagtttttttttaaatgtgtttttctttgcatgAGCTGAAGGTGTTGGTTTATATTAATGTGTCCTGGTGTTGATTCTCATTACCAAACTGCTCTGCTCTGAGGAATCTTTATTCTAGTGCCACTGGATCGGGTAGGGAGGGTGTGAAACAGGACCCAAGTGAAGCACCAGCTGGTCTTTCCGGATAGGAGCTCATTGATATTAACAACGGAAGATGCTGTTTGAAAGAGAGTGCATTCTGTGTTGTGGCCAACTTCAGCAACAGTCATATCCCACTCTCCCTTtgcatgaaactgaaattttagGTTTTCTCTCAAGCAGGTGGTTACTGTATTCATACACCTCATTTTTCCGTATTCAGTCAATAGATTGATGAGAGACACAAAATATGCGctcatttgaaatgcttttctgttgtTCTGAGGCCGAGCATTAAGCTACTCAGTAGAATGCACCAGTCAGTCAGATCAGAGGAAGATCAGAATGACTGTTTCTTCCCCCACAAGGAAACGGAGGGCATCATGGTTTCACTTTTACATTGGTTTCTGTGGTTTCTCTGAAAATGTGCCAGAACAGAGTGTTGTACACACTGCAGTTTTTACCACAGCAAGGAGCGGCTGTCTGATCGTTACCTTAAAAAGATGTGATAAAAAACACCCTTATCTGCATGCGATTTTTGGCCTCTTGTGAGCTGCTGAAGGAGTGGGAAACTCCAGTAGGGAGCGCTTTTTCTGTGGAGGCTTTCTTCTATCAGGAATGGCATCTTGGAGGAGGTGAGAGGGCCTCTCGAGAACTGAAAGCGTTTTAACCGCATAGCGAGGCGGATGACCTTCAATGACCTTTCTCGAGCAGCCTCAGCTGGCCCATTAGAGGTTGTCAGTTCTGTTTGGTTTAGTCCAAAAGCCGCTGCTGGATGGTTAGGACCGCCAGCCAATCGTTCTCTCTCtggttttatttgcatttcatcagTTTTGCCAATTATCACTTTTGACTTTCTCAATTGACAGTTACTGTAGGAGCCAAATGTTGCTGATAATTCAGTTGTAATTTTCTTTCTGTACACTGGATGTCACTGTTATTAATTGGGGTGCTCAGGTATATAGGTAGCCAAGTTCAATGTTGTGGTTAGGTGTTTGACCCCGGAAGGGCAAAGGGTTTGACCACTAGGTTCACGCTGGGCTCACGCCTGCTGTAGGCTGTACCGCGAGTTTGTTTGGTGTGGTGTTTTGTGAATGGACATTGAGCTTTATCTGTGGCTGCCAGGGAATAAATGAAGATTGCTTTGCCACTAAAGAACTGTCTGCGGACTCTTTGCTGAACAAACTGGTAGGCTTAGCAAATTTAGCAACGTCAAGTTGAGCGCGTCAGCCAGGTCATTCCTGGGGTTAAAACACTTCAGAAGTTCCGTATTAGACCGAACTTCTTTAACACTTACATTATGAATTGGCGTAGCGGCCGTCCTTAACGAGGACTGATTTGGAAGCTTTGCGACTCcattctctgtctcctgtctctgaTGCGCAGTTTTCGGAGTTCCCCGACCCGCTGCTCTACAGCGATTACCTGCCGGAACTGTCCCCTCACCTGGCCCACAGCACCCCTGGGTGCGAGGAGGCGGGGCCGGAGCGAGTCTCGTGGGAGGAGCTCCTGGCCATGGACCTGCCCTCTTTCCAGCCGGCGTTCCTGGTGCTGTGCCGAGTTCTGCTCAACGTCATCCATGAATGCCTGAAGCTCCGCCTCGAACAGAGACCTGCAGGAGAGCCATCGCTACTCAGCATCAAACAGGTCCGAAACTCACTCACTACTCGCTAACTCACTCATCCTCACTGCTCAGTGTCAAACAGGTCTGAaactcacaaactcactcagtctccctgtgtctccctgtctgtgtgtgtgtgtgtgtgtgtgcgcgcgcgtgtgtatgtgtgtgtgtgtgtgtgcacgtatgtgtgtatgtgtgtgtgcgctcctTGCAGCTGGTGCGTGAGTGTAAGGAGGTTCTGAAGGGCGGTGCTCTGATGAAGCAGTATTACCAGTTCATGCTATGTGGCGTCGTCACCGACCCCCTGCAGGCCAATGGCAACATTGATGACTTCGAGGAGGACCTGCACAAGATGCTGATGGTAGGACCTGCAGACCAAGCGCCACCGCTGTCCACCTGCACAGACATACCAGTCCACCTGCGCAGACATACCAGTCCACCTGCGCAGACATACCTGTCCACctacacagacatactgtacctGTCCACCAGCACCACACCAGTCCACCTGCACAGACATACCTGTCCACCTGCGCAGACATACCTGTCCACCTGCGCAGACATACTGTACCTGTCCACCAGCACCACACCAGTACCCCTGCGCAGACATACCAGTCCACCTGCGCAGACATACCTGTCCACCtgcacagacatactgtacctGTCCACCAGCACCACACCAGTACACCTGTGCAGACATTACAGTGCCCTGTGCCTCCACAGGTGTATTTTGACTACATGCGCAGCTGGATCCagatgctgcagcagctgccacAGGCGTCTCACAGCCTGAAGAACCTGCTGGAGGTGGAGTGGAGCTTCACCAAGGTCATCACTCCCTACATCCGCGGGGGAGAGGCCCAGTCTGGACGCCTCTTCTGGTCAGCATCTCTTTAGAGTCCCAGTTTAAGCCCCCCCACTatatctgtctttctccctaTCCCTTCATTACttttctcctccacctcccatcctccttatctctctccctctctgtctttctctctctgtccactcCCTTCCCgctctttctttcatttctttcatctcCATTTTAACTCTCTTCCCCTAGCTAATAGCTATCCATTcctttctctcaccctccctctctccttctctttctctccctcccccctctatctctctctctctctctctccgtccctaACTATTTAATTCGGTTAATTCCACTGGGCCTTTTCACTGTCAGAATTTTTGTCAGCTTTTTATCAGTCACTTCAATTAACAAGTAACTTatactcactcagtcactcactgactcattcagtcaccccccccgcctctctctctttgcccaCAGTGACATTGCGAGGATGCTGCTTAAGTCTACAGGAGACTTCCTGGAGGCGGGGCTACAGAGGAGTGgcaatgaattctgggaaagtGCAGATGACATTTCGCCCTTGGGAGAGATCAGGTGAGCTGGGCTGTACAATGTGGACCTCTGGAATGTATGCGTCGaacactgatgatgtcataatggatTCCTGTggaatgatgtcataataaacTGTCAAATGTCACGTCACGTGCAGGCGCTCGGTCATCGAGACGAGCCGCTCACTGAAGGAGCTCTTCCATGAGGCGAGGGAGAGGGCGTCCAAAGCGCTGGGCTTCGCCAAGATGCTCCGCAAGGTGAGGGTCACTGTCAGCCGCCACCCCcgtgcccccccgcccccaccctcctcatcctcactgctcctctctgcaggacctGGAGATCGCCGCCGAGTTCACCTTCTCTGCCAGCCTGCCCACCTTCCTTGAGGCTCTGAAAGAGAGGAACTATGTAAAGGTGAGCTGCTTCTCTTCTTATCTCTCGTTTGCGCTGCTGTTCCTGACTCTCTGGTtgtgctgttttcctctgtcatgTGGACCAGCTGTCTCTATTTGTTTAATGTCCATTCCACACATCTTtctctcccacccctctctgctcctgtctaTTTCTTGCTTtctacctctttctctccctctctatccctctccttcctgctctttcctcctgtctctccctctcttccccctccctcccgctatatccctctctctcctcccctctttccctctctccctctctatccctccctctgtgtccctctccctacctccctccctgcccctgtatccctctccctccctctccctctctctgatcttctctctctccctccctccctctgtccctctttccagGTGCAGATTCCAGGGctggatgagctgcaggtgTTCATTCCGAGCCGCCTGGCCCCGCAGCGTGACATtgtcctgcagctgctgagggCGGCGGCCGGGAAGGACTGTTCTAAGGAGCCGGACGAGATCCTGGACGAGATCTCCGATGAGGCCTACCTGCTGCTGAGCAAGCATGGAGCCTGGGACTCGCCTGCGGAGGCCAGCTGGCCGCAGTGGGAGGGCAGCCTGCTAAAGCTGCTCCCTCAGGTGGAGACTGTGGACACCCTCCGGGCCATGAAGGTGGGCTGCGCATTTATGTGTCATATGatacaaggtttttttttaactctcagCAAGCGCCTGCTAGTAATTAACTTTTGAGTTttaggggtggcagtgtagcatagtgataaggagcacggcttgaaactgaaaggttgctggttcaattccctgctggggtactgctgctgtgtcctt
This genomic stretch from Megalops cyprinoides isolate fMegCyp1 chromosome 1, fMegCyp1.pri, whole genome shotgun sequence harbors:
- the LOC118777887 gene encoding mitogen-activated protein kinase kinase kinase 4-like isoform X1; the protein is MEPPDHNKPRRQDGPAEVASCRGSGMDDHMEEEEEEGETPHTAPPITPHQHSTPNEHQRDDLDGTIGLLNGRGNGHSPTPSRGRLAQTEALTAVELSEERGEPQSKRHPTSRPRRNPFAGSFALDPLGGLGGDPRKPYLSLGCGGGGRLPVSVPPSLARTHRQTSRSDCPADRLKFFETLRLLLRLTSMSSKKKEREQRGPEPSGVPGHSTEVVWLELQAWHARRSVPDQDLFLYNARKDIPDTIERVLTFRVDYRGLGAPPRAEGGAWPGGAHLQRQRLALEQVKRVMGLLESVEALYPSLQTLQRDYEGYAARDFQARVQALCLWLNITQDLNQKLWLMGTVLGLRDPSRLGWPVFQNPSPRCSRADEDEEEEEDEAEEEEGDTLANLGTALSPCSLHELTRLLSEEGLACPTGSPAPESVGRPGPRPFSIYRPFVDKALKQMGLRKLILRLHKLMGRSLQRARAALLSHAPTQEFSEFPDPLLYSDYLPELSPHLAHSTPGCEEAGPERVSWEELLAMDLPSFQPAFLVLCRVLLNVIHECLKLRLEQRPAGEPSLLSIKQLVRECKEVLKGGALMKQYYQFMLCGVVTDPLQANGNIDDFEEDLHKMLMVYFDYMRSWIQMLQQLPQASHSLKNLLEVEWSFTKVITPYIRGGEAQSGRLFCDIARMLLKSTGDFLEAGLQRSGNEFWESADDISPLGEIRRSVIETSRSLKELFHEARERASKALGFAKMLRKDLEIAAEFTFSASLPTFLEALKERNYVKVQIPGLDELQVFIPSRLAPQRDIVLQLLRAAAGKDCSKEPDEILDEISDEAYLLLSKHGAWDSPAEASWPQWEGSLLKLLPQVETVDTLRAMKVENLLLIVMQSSSLSAQRRAFQRPLEDLVTLRSEQTSSQPVIAGALEQLKNEALQLCIKISAAIDRVEYMFTSEFEAEVEESESPTLQQYYREAMIQSFNFAFEYHKEVVRLMSGEFRQRIGERYITCARKWMIHVLTKCESGRGTRPRWATQGFDFLQSIEPAFISILPEEDFLSLQALMNECIGHVIGKPHSPVSGLYIATRNSPRPIKVPRCHSDPPNPNLFMPNTDGFSSRSLPCDLRTSPRPAPQGVGEPSHPKPISVPSDLRGSNLHDNDRLSSGAPEQQFKSLSRHSSPTEDREEPYYPKVDPNATARRSWELRNFISQSKDTAARQSPMEAVRRSIRSFEEQRYALMKQRNIIGQVCHTPKSYDTVMHVGLRKVTFKWQRGNKIGEGQYGKVYTCINVDTGELMAMKEIRFQPNDHKTIKETADELKIFEGIKHPNLVRYFGVELHREEMYIFMEFCDEGTLEEVSRLGLQEHVIRLYSKQITTATNVLHEHGIVHRDIKGANIFLTSSGLIKLGDFGCSVKLKNNAQTMPGEVNSTLGTAAYMAPEVITRAKGEGHGRAADIWSLGCVIIEMVTGKRPWHEYEHNFQIMYRVGMGHKPPVPEKLSAEGKDFLAHCLESDPKQRWTASALLDHPFVKVCTDEE